One window of the Trifolium pratense cultivar HEN17-A07 linkage group LG2, ARS_RC_1.1, whole genome shotgun sequence genome contains the following:
- the LOC123905104 gene encoding uncharacterized protein LOC123905104: MRLRKAFDGDQENGVAPTPLTGEEVYERQRDINVVFGKCQKPKGRVPKAKVPKAESESVKRKKQPVVKSIWKKRSVFFDLPYWSSLDVRHCIDVMHVEKNVCDSVIGTLLDIKGKTKDGAHARLDMDLMGIRQELLPQKINDKTYLPPACHTLSKDEKTSFCKCLQSIKVPHGYSSNVKSLVSMKDLKLIGLKSHDCHVLMQQLLPVAIRGILPDNVRKAICRLCLFFNAICCKAIDPLKLDELENEAAVILCQLEMYFPPSFFDIMVHLIVHLVREIRLCGPIYLRWMYPIERYMKILKGYTKNPHRPEASIVERYIAEEAIEFCSNYLSEVDAIGVPKSRHDGRCDGVGTQGLNVKSMHIDIILQAHLYILNNTDEVQPYLSAHKSIIKKMHDKMNEKWVLREHNKKFSEWFKEKVCQDDSVSDTIKWLSYEPKCNILTWSAYDINKTSFYTKSKDDRSTMQNSGVMIVAESMHFSSSKDKNPVMASTPYFGVIEEIWEVDYVVFKVPLFKCKWIDINNGVRIDELGFTIVDLCKLAYKDEPFIMASQAKQVFYVKDPSNERWSVVLQGKNVHGSYENQELDISEIPPFSSDVPTFIEENEEDDVHAAIRLDHDEGIWD; encoded by the coding sequence ATTGCGAAAAGCTTTTGACGGAGACCAAGAGAATGGTGTTGCTCCAACGCCCTTAACTGGAGAGGAAGTTTATGAACGACAACGAGACATTAATGTTGTCTTCGGAAAGTGCCAAAAGCCAAAAGGGAGAGTGCCAAAAGCGAAAGTGCCAAAAGCCGAAAGTGAAAGTGTCAAAAGGAAAAAGCAGCCTGTTGTGAAAAGTATATGGAAAAAGAGGTCAGTGTTCTTTGATCTTCCATATTGGTCTAGTCTTGATGTAAGACATTGTATTGATGTGATGCACGTGGAGAAAAATGTATGTGATAGTGTAATTGGAACACTTCTCGACATTAAAGGCAAGACAAAAGATGGTGCACATGCTCGTCTtgatatggatttgatgggTATACGACAAGAGTTATTACCACAAAAAATCAATGACAAGACATATTTGCCTCCCGCGTGTCACACTTTGTCTAAAGACGAGAAAACAAGTTTTTGCAAGTGTTTACAAAGTATCAAAGTGCCACATGGTTACTCGTCAAATGTCAAGAGCCTTGTATCAATGAAAGATCTCAAATTAATCGGCTTAAAATCTCATGATTGTCATGTCTTGATGCAACAACTACTACCTGTGGCTATTCGTGGGATATTGCCCGATAATGTTAGGAAAGCTATATGCAGGTTGTGCTTATTCTTCAATGCAATATGTTGTAAAGCAATTGATCCATTGAAGTTAGACGAGTTGGAAAACGAAGCTGCAGTTATCTTGTGTCAATTGGAGATGTATTTTCCTCcttcattttttgacattatGGTTCATTTGATTGTTCATCTAGTAAGGGAGATTAGATTGTGTGGCCCAATTTATTTACGGTGGATGTATCCAATAGAGCGATACATGAAGATCCTAAAAGGGTATACAAAAAACCCACACCGTCCGGAAGCTTCGATTGTTGAGAGGTACATTGCAGAAGAAGCTATTGAGTTTTGTTCAAACTATTTGTCAGAAGTGGATGCTATAGGGGTTCCCAAGTCTCGTCATGATGGAAGATGTGACGGTGTGGGCACGCAAGGTTTAAATGTCAAGAGCATGCATATTGATATAATTCTTCAAGCGCATTTGTATATATTGAATAACACTGATGAAGTTCAACCTTACTTGTCTGCTCACAAAAGCATCATAAAGAAAATGCACGATAAGATGAATGAAAAATGGGTGTTAAGAGAGCATAATAAGAAATTCTCAGAGTGGTTTAAAGAAAAGGTCTGCCAAGATGATAGTGTTTCCGATACAATAAAGTGGTTGTCCTATGAGCCTAAATGTAACATATTGACTTGGAGTGCATATGATATTAACAAAACTTCCTTTTATACAAAATCAAAGGATGACCGCAGTACCATGCAAAATAGTGGGGTTATGATTGTGGCAGAGTCCATGCACTTCTCtagttccaaagataaaaatccggTTATGGCATCTACACCCTACTTTGGGGTGATTGAAGAGATCTGGGAGGTTGATTACGTTGTGTTTAAAGTGCCTTTATTTAAATGTAAATGGATTGATATCAACAATGGTGTGAGAATTGATGAATTAGGATTTACAATAGTTGATCTTTGCAAGTTAGCTTATAAAGACGAACCTTTCATCATGGCATCCCAAGCAAAACAGGTGTTTTATGTCAAAGATCCTTCTAATGAACGGTGGTCGGTGGTTCTACAAGGAAAAAATGTGCATGGTAGTTATGAAAATCAAGAGCTTGATATTTCCGAAATTCCTCCTTTCTCATCAGATGTGCCTACCTTCATTGAAGAAAACGAAGAGGATGATGTGCATGCAGCTATTCGTTTAGATCATGACGAAGGAATATGGGATTAG
- the LOC123905192 gene encoding uncharacterized protein LOC123905192, translated as MADSTDNSAETSQRNKKSVRGPTMLKAIENVRKTGIKIPLQFDLETGECYGNNASHFKSYVALLTRERCSIAKELWKHIPEGVKNAMWTDIKAIFVIPEFDDAKRNDHFKKIWFHYAAERWKDFKSRLTRTYITDPKQDDVPPYVKYPYIKKDIWEEFVKYRQTSDFKEKSQKGRENHAKNVYPHVLSRGGYKRLEEQMINEKRLSLSKDSSGLTDDDRHPSPPERYETWTRARQKKGGEFTSEPVKKVAEKIEKIVEDSKKGDFVPTGRHDVLTEAIGTPEHGGSVRGVGKKHNITTYWGRSKVSRQSQGIDVKEQLAAFKADLEAKFEEKLAQERKMMQDSLMETLKSMGLSQTSDTNNRVMVPEAQTEQLVVTGSAKGSCSPAPVKMQNELKEVVVTESAKGSCSPAPVAEAQDNMDDVQKLLIMVLKRGEDHLDVELIHCSMCTNFLMSCKCIRELLVGSIWLDMSTLSVWCSYIHRLCIENNTTNVYGILEPTFLNIVGDAGKKSDQRISQSKCKKYIQHKLQNEKKECQLLPFNHGGHWQLIILCPKINTVVVICSLHWKLNPIMEKIVSSVFTVDQMANGNRKNNTVWLYPQARKQYNSNDCGYYVMKNMLDIVTAKITDSWMEVFNDPKELTAEEMYELRLRWSTYFLELLEG; from the exons ATGGCTGATTCAACCGACAACTCTGCTGAAACTAGTCAACGTAATAAAAAAAGTGTTAGAGGTCCCACTATGTTGAAAGCAATTGAAAACGTTCGTAAAACGGGTATAAAGATCCCTCTCCAGTTTGATCTAGAAACTGGAGAGTGTTATGGTAACAATGCCTCCCATTTTAAGAGTTACGTAGCACTtcttactcgagaaagatgCAGTATTGCGAAAGAGTTGTGGAAACATATACCTGAAGGAGTAAAAAATGCTATGTGGACAGATATTAAG gCTATTTTTGTTATACCCGAGTTTGATGATGCAAAAAGGAAtgatcattttaagaaaatatggtTTCACTATGCGGCGGAGCGGTGGAAAGATTTTAAATCACGGTTGACTAGAACTTATATCACAGACCCCAAACAAGATGACGTTCCTCCATACGTCAAGTATCCTTACATCAAAAAAGATATATGGGAAGAGTTTGTGAAGTATCGACAGACCTCTGATTTTAAG GAAAAAAGTCAAAAGGGTAGGGAGAATCATGCAAAGAATGTTTACCCACATGTATTATCCCGTGGAGGGTATAAGAGGCTCGAGGAGCAGATGATCAATGAAAAGAGATTGTCCTTATCGAAAGATAGTTCTGGCTTAACTGATGATGATCGTCATCCATCTCCACCGGAACGCTATGAGACATGGACGAGAGCACGACAAAAGAAAGGGGGAGAATTCACATCCGAGCCTGTAAAAAAAGTTGCTGAGAAAATT GAGAAAATTGTTGAAGACTCAAAAAAGGGTGACTTTGTTCCAACGGGACGTCACGATGTCCTAACAGAAGCCATTGGAACACCTGAGCATGGTGGTAGTGTTCGTGGTGTtggaaaaaaacataacattacCACTTACTGGGGAAGATCAAAGGTTTCACGTCAAAGTCAAGGTATAGATGTCAAAGAGCAACTAGCAGCATTTAAAGCAGATTTGGAAGCTAAGTTTGAGGAAAAGTTGGCGCAAGAGCGTAAGATGATGCAAGATTCTCTTATGGAGACACTAAAGTCCATGGGTTTATCCCAAACCTCTGATACAAATAATAGAGTCATGGTACCTGAAGCGCAAACTGAACAACTTGTTGTCACCGGAAGCGCAAAAGGGAGTTGTTCTCCTGCACCGGTCAAGATGCAAAATGAACTCAAGGAGGTTGTTGTCACTGAAAGCGCAAAAGGAAGTTGTTCTCCTGCACCGGTAGCAGAGGCTCAAGATAACATGGACGATGTTCAGAAATTGTTAATCATGGTTCTGAAAAGGGGTGAGGATCATTTGGATGTAGAATTAATTCATTGTTCAATGTGTACTAATTTTCTCATGTCTTGCAAGTGTATAAGAGAGTTGTTGGTGGGTTCTATTTGGCTCGACATGAGTACTCTAAGTGTTTGGTGCTC gTACATTCATCGTTTATGCATTGAAAACAACACCACAAATGTATATGGAATTTTGGAACCAACTTTTCTGAACATTGTTGGTGATGCTGGGAAAAAAAGTGATCagagaatatctcaaagtaAATGCAAGAAATACATCCAGCATAAGttacaaaatgaaaagaaagagtgtCAATTATTACCATTTAACCATGG AGGACATTGGCAGTTGATAATACTTTGTCCAAAGATAAATACCGTGGTTGTTATTTGTTCACTACATTGGAAACTTAATCCAATAATGGagaaaattgtttcaag TGTTTTTACGGTTGATCAAATGGCGAATGGCAATAGAAAGAACAATACCGTATGGCTTTATCCACAA gcgaggaaacaatataattcaaatgacTGTGGATactatgtaatgaaaaatatgttggacaTTGTCACTGCTAAGATAACTGATTCTTGGATGgag GTATTTAATGACCCAAAAGAGTTAACAGCTGAGGAGATGTATGAATT